A single region of the Chroococcidiopsis thermalis PCC 7203 genome encodes:
- a CDS encoding TMEM165/GDT1 family protein, with protein sequence MLQAFTAGLLLITVSELGDKTFFIAFILAIKYSRKLVFSGVMAALVAMTVISVLVGQVVSLLPRSYIHYAAIILFIGFGLKLLHEASQMPNKSDRNEAQATAALLDRSQNRTSIGVLIEAFVLTFLAEWGDRTQIATITLAASNNSLGVTAGAILGHGICTAIAVVGGRLIAGRISERTVTAIGGCLFLIFAAVSLFENI encoded by the coding sequence TTGTTACAAGCTTTTACTGCGGGTTTGCTACTAATTACAGTATCAGAATTAGGCGATAAAACCTTTTTCATTGCTTTCATTCTTGCCATTAAATATTCTCGGAAACTAGTATTTAGTGGAGTCATGGCTGCTTTGGTAGCAATGACTGTTATTTCTGTTTTGGTGGGGCAAGTCGTATCGCTATTACCACGCAGTTATATTCATTACGCTGCAATTATTTTGTTTATTGGCTTTGGACTAAAGTTATTGCATGAAGCAAGCCAAATGCCAAATAAATCCGATCGCAATGAGGCGCAAGCAACAGCAGCTTTACTCGATCGCTCCCAAAACCGCACTTCCATCGGAGTTTTGATAGAAGCGTTTGTTTTGACTTTCTTAGCAGAATGGGGCGATCGCACGCAAATTGCTACTATTACTTTGGCAGCGTCGAATAACTCATTAGGAGTAACAGCAGGAGCAATTTTAGGACATGGAATTTGCACGGCGATCGCTGTAGTAGGTGGGCGACTGATTGCAGGCAGAATTTCAGAACGCACCGTTACGGCAATCGGAGGATGTCTTTTCCTAATTTTTGCAGCAGTATCCTTATTTGAAAATATTTGA